GATGCAACGCGATTTATCAAATAAGTACGGTGTGCTGGTGCATTATTTCATTGCCGACCTCTCGGATGTGAATGCAGCCAAAAACCTGTACGAAAGGGTTAAAACAGAAAACCTTTTGGTTTCCCATTTCGTTAACAATGCAGGAACAGGCAATTACGGCCAGTTTACAGAAACTTCCCTGGAAGAGGAGCTGAATATGATCCAGCTGAATATTTCCAGCCTTGTAACCCTGACCAAGCTCTTTGCACAGGATATGGTAAGCCGGAAATCCGGCCGGATTATGAATATAGGATCAGTGCTTTCATTTCTGCCGTTCCCCTACTATACCGTATATTCTGCAACCAAAGCATTTGTGATGGCATTCAGCGAAACGCTTGCCGCGGAACTTGAAGGAACGGGCGTTACCGTTAATTCACTGTATCCGGGAACCACCGACACCGGTTTTACAACAGAAGAAATGAAGGCCACCAACCTGTACAAAAGCAAACCTATGCACCCCGAGGTAGTGGCCGAGTTGGGAGTCAGGCATCTTTTATCCGGCAAGAGCAAAAAAGTGACAGGATTTCAGAACTGGCTTAATTCCAATATCCCGCGTTTTGTAACGGATAAGATGATGATGAAAATCAAGAAAAACCTGGCAGGCCAGTCCAAAAGTTAGGCGGATTTGCAGTAAAAATTATCTTAAAAACAGAACTTTGTTCTGATAAAAGTTTCTGTTTTAAGATTAAGAACCCGTCTGTTTGAATTTATTTTTCACAGGTTGCGGCCATTATACAGAATTTTATTCGTATTCATTGACTCTCTAAAAATCTATGTGAACAGTTTAGATAAGCTTTCAACACTAAAAATCAACTGGTTCTCATAAAAATTGACATTTGATTGACCCTATATTAAGAGCCGCTTTAACTTAAGTTGCTTAAGACTCGTTCAATTCTTCCTGTTTTTAAGTTTACTTTAGTTAAAAATCACTGATTTCCAAAACTTATGGATTCTTATATAAACTTTTAAGATGAAATAATTTTAAGCTTAAGGGTGAATACGTTTTATCTGCTGAACTCAGACATTTTCCGGGTTTTAATTAAAACAACAGAACATGAGGCCAGTAAAAACAGGATTCCGGCCAGGATTATGGCATTTACCGGATTATTGTCCAGAAAATGGTTATAGATAAAGCCAAAGGAAACCGTCTGAATCAGCATCGGAATCACAATCATCATATTGATCACGCCCATATACACGCCCCTCTTGTGCGGGGGTATTGACGGAGATACCATGGAATAAGGCAGTCCCATCATCGCAGCCCAGCCGATTCCGAAAAGTACCATCGGCAGCAGGATCAGATATTCATTCTGGATAAAAGGCAGGATCAGCAAAGACATGCCGGTGGCCAGAAGACAGAAGGCATAGACATTTTTTGTGGAATATTTCAGTGCCAGCGGAATCAGGAGCAGGGCGGAAACCATGGTAATGAAATTATAGAACCCGTTCATCAGCCCCGTCTGCCCTACTGCAGTTTCTACCAGGCGGAGGATGTTCCTTGCCCATTCCAGGTCAGCCGGATTTCCTGACCCCGCCTTTGAAATTTCAAGAATGTTTTTGGCTTTTGCCTCATCACTTTCAGAAACATGGTATAACGTCTGCCTGATCATCGGGGTTACGAACTGCCAGTAACAGAACAGCGCGTACCACTGGAATAAATAGACCAACGCCAGCTGCCAGAGTATTTTCGGCATCCTGATAATGGCTTCGGCAATATCTGCGAACGGCGTGAGAAACGTATCGTTTTCCTTTTCAGCCTTCAGCCTGGTGAGCTCTTCTTCCGTTGGCGGAATTTCCGGTGTCTTGTAAACCGACCAGGCCACAGAGGCAATTGAGCAGAAGGAACCTAAGAAGAACGAATAGTAAACCCACGCAGGAATACCTCCCGATTCTGACGTTCCGCCGAAATATTTCTGGAAAATAAACAGGGAGAGATTGGCCAGCGTAATCCCGCCGCCCACAAAAAGGCTCTGCATCTGGAACCCGTAAGTCTGCTGTTCTTCAGGAAGCTTGTCCCCGATAAAGGCCCTGTAAGGCTCCATTGCCGTATTGTTGGCAGCATCTAAAATCCACAAAAGCCCGACTGCCATCCAGATGGAAGAGCTGAACGGGAAAACAAACAGTGCCAAACTGCAGAATACGGCCCCGAGCAGAAAGAACGGTTTCCGGCGTCCCCACTTTACACTCCATGTCTTATCACTGATGGCCCCGATCAGCGGCTGGATCAGCAAACCTGTAACCGGCCCGGCCAGATTGAGAATAGGCAGCTGGTCTGCATGGGCACCCAGGAAAGAATACAGCGGATTAACCGCGGTCTGCTGAAGCCCGAAACTGTACTGGATCCCGAAAAACCCCACATTCATGTTCCAAATCTGCCAAAAGCTGAGTCTGGGGATTATTTTTTTATTCATAGGTTACGGTTTTACAGTCTGATAGTTTTTTCCAAGGATTAAGTCTGCCTTTTCTTTAAAGCGGCGGATAATATGGTGCTCAATATCCAATACTTTTTCCACAAAACCGCTCTGTTCGTCCCGGTTTCTTTTCATCCGGTTTTCATACGTATCTTTATACGTCCGGTCTATGAAGATACTGAAATCAAAATCATCAAGACCCAAAATATAGGTCCCTTCAATAATCAGCATCTGAATATCGTTTAACTCAAGGACTTCCCGGGAAATCATATTTTCTTTATAATGAACCAGAGGTTTTTCAATAGAGATTTTTCCTTCCTTAAACTGTTGTATATTCTCCTGAATGATTTCTAAATGAACTTCATGCATGCCGACATTTTCAAAACTTTTCTGCCGGTTCTCGTGGTTGCTTTTCGGAGGAAGCCTGAAATAATCATCCATTTGAAGCACCATGCTTCTGATGCCCTGTTCTTCAAAAACTTTCTGCAGTGCAAAGGCCGTTACCGATTTTCCGCTGCCGCTTTCCCCGCCAATCCCAACTGCCCATTTTTCCCCGGCTTTATAATTTTCCTTTATGATCTTATAAATATTTCCAGCCGTCTCCAAATGTCTTTTTTCTAAATTAATTACATCTCCAATCA
The sequence above is a segment of the Chryseobacterium sp. JJR-5R genome. Coding sequences within it:
- a CDS encoding SDR family oxidoreductase, whose protein sequence is MKEYVLITGASSGIGYEMACQLAEKAYNLILVARTESRLQQMQRDLSNKYGVLVHYFIADLSDVNAAKNLYERVKTENLLVSHFVNNAGTGNYGQFTETSLEEELNMIQLNISSLVTLTKLFAQDMVSRKSGRIMNIGSVLSFLPFPYYTVYSATKAFVMAFSETLAAELEGTGVTVNSLYPGTTDTGFTTEEMKATNLYKSKPMHPEVVAELGVRHLLSGKSKKVTGFQNWLNSNIPRFVTDKMMMKIKKNLAGQSKS
- a CDS encoding MFS transporter — encoded protein: MNKKIIPRLSFWQIWNMNVGFFGIQYSFGLQQTAVNPLYSFLGAHADQLPILNLAGPVTGLLIQPLIGAISDKTWSVKWGRRKPFFLLGAVFCSLALFVFPFSSSIWMAVGLLWILDAANNTAMEPYRAFIGDKLPEEQQTYGFQMQSLFVGGGITLANLSLFIFQKYFGGTSESGGIPAWVYYSFFLGSFCSIASVAWSVYKTPEIPPTEEELTRLKAEKENDTFLTPFADIAEAIIRMPKILWQLALVYLFQWYALFCYWQFVTPMIRQTLYHVSESDEAKAKNILEISKAGSGNPADLEWARNILRLVETAVGQTGLMNGFYNFITMVSALLLIPLALKYSTKNVYAFCLLATGMSLLILPFIQNEYLILLPMVLFGIGWAAMMGLPYSMVSPSIPPHKRGVYMGVINMMIVIPMLIQTVSFGFIYNHFLDNNPVNAIILAGILFLLASCSVVLIKTRKMSEFSR